The proteins below are encoded in one region of Triticum aestivum cultivar Chinese Spring chromosome 1B, IWGSC CS RefSeq v2.1, whole genome shotgun sequence:
- the LOC123088127 gene encoding dynein light chain LC6, flagellar outer arm-like encodes MLEGKATVEDTDMPTKMQLQATSAASRALDRFDVLDCRSITTHIKKEFDTIHGPGWQCVVGCNFGCYFTHSKGSFIYFKFELLRFLVFKGMADEQPLPC; translated from the exons ATGCTGGAAGGGAAGGCGACGGTGGAGGACACCGACATGCCGACCAAGATGCAGCTGCAGGCCACGTCGGCAGCGTCCAGGGCGCTCGACCGCTTCGACGTCCTCGACTGCCGGAGCATCACGACGCACATCAAGAAG GAGTTCGACACGATCCATGGCCCGGGGTGGCAGTGCGTGGTGGGCTGCAACTTCGGCTGCTACTTCACGCACAGCAAGGGGAGCTTCATATACTTCAAGTTCGAGTTGCTCAGGTTCCTCGTCTTCAAAGGCATGGCGGATGAGCAACCGCTGCCGTGCTGA